One genomic segment of Lysobacter sp. 5GHs7-4 includes these proteins:
- a CDS encoding SUF system Fe-S cluster assembly regulator, with the protein MLRVTKLTDYATVVLTVLAAHCDGTPEAAPDTVLSASELAERAGLETPTVSKLLKPLAQAGLVEGFRGANGGYRLARPADRIGLIEIVEAMEGPLGMTECSVHAGNCGIEQQCGVRANWRRINDVVVEALRSVTLAQMLAPPAPPPEPDARRIALRLANA; encoded by the coding sequence ATGCTCCGCGTCACCAAACTCACCGACTACGCGACGGTCGTCCTGACCGTGCTTGCCGCCCATTGCGACGGCACGCCGGAGGCTGCGCCCGATACGGTGCTCAGCGCCTCCGAGCTGGCCGAGCGCGCCGGCCTGGAGACCCCGACCGTGAGCAAGCTGCTCAAGCCGCTGGCCCAGGCCGGCCTGGTCGAAGGCTTCCGCGGCGCCAACGGCGGTTACCGCCTGGCGCGGCCGGCCGATCGGATCGGCCTGATCGAGATCGTCGAGGCCATGGAAGGGCCGCTGGGCATGACCGAGTGCAGCGTCCACGCCGGCAACTGCGGCATCGAGCAGCAGTGCGGCGTGCGCGCCAACTGGCGCCGCATCAACGACGTCGTGGTCGAAGCCCTGCGCAGCGTGACCCTGGCGCAGATGCTGGCGCCGCCCGCGCCCCCGCCCGAACCCGACGCCAGGCGCATCGCATTGCGCCTGGCCAACGCATAG
- the sufB gene encoding Fe-S cluster assembly protein SufB yields MATDIIEQTSADAAPADLADRPLQNEAIHEQLGRRYEAGFVTDIESDSLPPGLNEDIIRALSAKKDEPEWMTEWRLAAYRHWLTMPMPHWAKLNIAPIDFQGVSYYSAPKAKYASLDEVPQELLDTYDKLGVPLHERAKLAGVAVDAVFDSVSVGTTYRKELADKGIVFCSMSEAIREYPDLVRKYLGSVVPTHDNYFAALNSAVFSDGSFVFIPKGVRCPMELSTYFRINAMGTGQFERTLIVAEDKSYVSYLEGCTAPMRDENQLHAAVVELVALEDAEIKYSTVQNWYPGDENGVGGIYNFVTKRGECRGARSKISWTQVETGSAITWKYPSCVLIGDDSSGEFYSVALTHHRQQADTGTKMIHVGKRTKSKIVSKGISAGRGQNTYRGLVKVERSAEGARNHTQCDSLLIGKKCGAHTFPYIEVRHPNATVEHEATTSKISDDQLFYCRSRGIGEEDAVSMIVDGFCKSVFKELPMEFAVEAKKLLEVSLEGSVG; encoded by the coding sequence ATGGCCACCGACATCATCGAACAGACCTCCGCCGACGCCGCGCCCGCCGATCTCGCCGACCGCCCGCTCCAAAACGAGGCGATCCACGAGCAGCTGGGCCGCCGCTACGAGGCCGGTTTCGTCACCGACATCGAATCCGACAGCCTGCCGCCCGGGCTGAACGAGGACATCATCCGCGCGCTTTCGGCCAAGAAGGACGAACCCGAGTGGATGACCGAATGGCGCCTGGCCGCCTACCGGCACTGGCTGACCATGCCGATGCCGCACTGGGCCAAGCTCAACATCGCCCCGATCGACTTCCAGGGCGTGAGCTACTACTCCGCACCCAAGGCCAAGTACGCCTCGCTGGACGAAGTGCCGCAGGAACTGCTGGACACCTACGACAAGCTGGGCGTGCCGCTGCACGAGCGCGCCAAGCTGGCCGGCGTGGCGGTGGACGCGGTGTTCGACTCGGTCTCGGTGGGCACCACCTACCGCAAGGAGCTGGCCGACAAGGGCATCGTGTTCTGCTCGATGTCCGAGGCGATCCGCGAGTACCCCGACCTGGTGCGCAAGTACCTGGGCAGCGTCGTGCCCACCCACGACAACTACTTCGCCGCGCTCAACTCGGCGGTGTTCTCCGACGGCAGCTTCGTGTTCATTCCCAAGGGCGTGCGCTGCCCGATGGAGCTGAGCACCTACTTCCGCATCAATGCCATGGGCACCGGCCAGTTCGAGCGCACCCTGATCGTGGCCGAGGACAAGAGCTACGTCAGCTACCTGGAAGGCTGCACCGCGCCGATGCGCGACGAGAACCAGCTGCACGCGGCGGTGGTCGAGCTGGTCGCGCTGGAAGACGCCGAGATCAAGTACTCGACCGTGCAGAACTGGTACCCCGGCGACGAGAACGGCGTCGGCGGCATCTACAACTTCGTCACCAAGCGCGGCGAATGCCGCGGCGCGCGCAGCAAGATCAGCTGGACCCAGGTCGAGACCGGTTCGGCGATCACCTGGAAGTACCCGTCCTGCGTGCTGATCGGCGACGACTCCAGCGGCGAGTTTTACTCGGTGGCCCTGACCCATCACCGCCAGCAGGCCGACACCGGCACCAAGATGATCCACGTCGGCAAGCGCACCAAGTCCAAGATCGTCAGCAAGGGCATCAGCGCCGGCCGCGGCCAGAACACTTACCGCGGCCTGGTCAAGGTCGAGCGCAGCGCCGAGGGCGCGCGCAACCACACCCAGTGCGACAGCCTGCTGATCGGCAAGAAGTGCGGCGCGCACACCTTCCCCTACATCGAAGTGCGCCACCCCAACGCCACCGTCGAGCACGAGGCCACCACCTCCAAGATCAGCGACGACCAGCTGTTCTATTGCCGCAGCCGCGGCATCGGCGAGGAAGACGCGGTGTCGATGATCGTCGACGGCTTCTGCAAGTCGGTGTTCAAGGAACTGCCGATGGAGTTCGCGGTGGAGGCGAAGAAGTTGCTGGAAGTTTCGCTGGAAGGGTCGGTCGGCTGA
- the sufC gene encoding Fe-S cluster assembly ATPase SufC has translation MLKIENLHVRVAGKDILKGLSLDLQPGQVHAVMGPNGAGKSTLGNVLAGRDGYEVVEGSVTFQGRDLLALEPEERAAEGVFLAFQYPVEIAGVNNTYFLRAALNAQRKARGEAELDSIQFLKLVRQKLAVLHLKDELLNRGVNEGFSGGEKKRNEIFQMAVLEPKLAILDETDSGLDIDALKNVAEGVNALRSPERAFLVITHYQRLLDYIKPDVVHVLADGRIVESGGPELALELEAHGYAWLKDRIAPTAAA, from the coding sequence ATGCTCAAGATCGAAAACCTCCACGTCCGCGTCGCCGGCAAGGACATCCTCAAGGGTCTCTCGCTGGACCTGCAGCCCGGCCAGGTGCATGCGGTGATGGGGCCCAACGGCGCCGGCAAGTCCACGCTGGGCAACGTGCTCGCCGGCCGCGACGGCTACGAGGTGGTCGAGGGTTCGGTCACGTTCCAGGGCCGCGACCTGCTGGCGCTGGAGCCGGAAGAGCGCGCCGCCGAAGGCGTGTTCCTGGCCTTCCAGTACCCGGTCGAAATCGCCGGCGTCAACAACACCTACTTCCTGCGCGCCGCCCTCAACGCCCAGCGCAAGGCGCGCGGCGAAGCCGAGCTGGACTCGATCCAGTTCCTCAAGCTGGTGCGGCAGAAGCTGGCCGTGCTGCACCTGAAGGACGAGCTGCTCAATCGCGGCGTCAACGAAGGCTTCAGCGGCGGCGAGAAGAAGCGCAACGAAATCTTCCAGATGGCGGTGCTGGAACCCAAGCTGGCGATCCTGGACGAGACCGACTCCGGCCTGGACATCGACGCGCTCAAGAACGTGGCCGAGGGCGTCAACGCCTTGCGCTCGCCCGAGCGCGCGTTCCTGGTGATCACCCACTACCAGCGCCTGCTCGACTACATCAAGCCCGACGTGGTGCACGTGCTGGCCGACGGCCGCATCGTCGAGAGCGGCGGGCCGGAGCTGGCGCTGGAGCTGGAAGCGCACGGCTACGCCTGGCTCAAGGACCGCATCGCACCGACCGCGGCGGCCTGA
- the sufD gene encoding Fe-S cluster assembly protein SufD, with product MDAALRAGLPHARSEAWKYTPLRNLERRRYAAPQPGLFDAALLAAIPAPRLVFNNGRYDAALSDLGGLAAGVSLRPLSQVLAEDDARASNFLERRYERPEDIFARVNAALAEDGAVLKVAAGTQGGSVHLVFVGAPVEGDIAWHLRNLIELQEGASLTVVEHQLGGGEHSHLGNSVSHVHLATRAALTHARVQDEAAGAVSMARTDAVLSREAVYRRLDLELGAALSRHELNVALHGEAARVHANGVLLATGKRHLDTRLGIDHVGRDSACDLVWRGMGAGRSRAAFHGGILIREGADGTAAMLSNKNLLLSEGAEIDTQPVLEIHADEVQAAHGATVGQLDANALFYLRSRGVPAEQARALLTAAFCRETLSVFDDAGLRALLEARLDTALSALEAGTAA from the coding sequence ATGGACGCCGCACTGCGGGCCGGCCTGCCGCATGCGCGCAGCGAGGCTTGGAAGTACACCCCGCTGCGCAACCTTGAGCGTCGCCGCTACGCCGCGCCGCAGCCGGGCCTGTTCGACGCCGCCCTGCTGGCCGCGATTCCGGCGCCGCGTTTGGTGTTCAACAACGGCCGCTACGACGCCGCCCTGTCCGACCTCGGCGGCCTCGCCGCCGGCGTCTCGCTGCGGCCGCTGTCGCAGGTGCTGGCCGAAGACGATGCGCGCGCGTCGAATTTCCTGGAGCGCCGCTATGAGCGGCCCGAGGACATCTTCGCCCGCGTCAACGCCGCCCTGGCCGAGGACGGCGCGGTGCTCAAGGTCGCCGCCGGCACCCAGGGCGGCAGCGTGCATCTGGTGTTTGTGGGCGCGCCCGTCGAGGGCGACATCGCCTGGCACCTGCGCAACCTCATCGAACTGCAGGAAGGCGCCAGCCTGACCGTGGTCGAGCACCAGCTCGGCGGCGGCGAGCACAGCCACCTGGGCAACAGCGTCAGCCACGTGCACCTGGCCACGCGCGCCGCGCTCACGCACGCGCGCGTGCAGGACGAGGCCGCGGGCGCGGTGTCGATGGCGCGCACCGACGCCGTGCTGTCGCGCGAAGCGGTCTACCGCCGCCTCGACCTGGAACTGGGCGCGGCCCTGTCGCGCCACGAACTCAATGTCGCCCTGCACGGCGAAGCCGCGCGCGTGCACGCCAACGGCGTGCTGCTGGCGACCGGCAAGCGCCATCTCGACACCCGCCTGGGCATCGACCATGTCGGCCGCGACAGCGCCTGCGACCTGGTCTGGCGCGGCATGGGCGCCGGCCGTTCGCGTGCCGCTTTCCACGGCGGCATCCTGATCCGCGAAGGCGCCGACGGCACCGCGGCGATGCTGTCGAACAAAAACCTGCTGCTGTCCGAAGGCGCCGAGATCGACACCCAACCGGTGCTGGAGATCCACGCCGACGAGGTCCAGGCCGCGCACGGCGCGACCGTCGGCCAGCTCGACGCCAACGCCCTGTTCTACCTGCGCTCGCGCGGCGTGCCCGCCGAGCAGGCGCGCGCGCTGCTGACCGCCGCGTTCTGTCGCGAGACGCTGAGCGTGTTCGACGACGCCGGACTGCGCGCGTTGCTGGAAGCGCGCCTGGACACCGCCCTGTCCGCGCTGGAAGCAGGCACCGCCGCATGA
- a CDS encoding cysteine desulfurase gives MNAAAAPIDWAAVRADFPLLAREVHGKPLIYFDSANTGQKPEAVIAAVDDFYRRHNANVSRAVHALGTEATEAYEGARNKLAKFLNVRADELVLCSGTTFALNLVAYSWALPRLQPGDAIMLTRMEHHANIVPWQLVAQRTGAVIKVAEIDALGQLDLPQLYSLLTPDVKLLALTHVSNVLGTVNPVREICREARKRGIISVVDGSQAAPHRALDIAAIGCDFYAITGHKMNGPTGTGALWARREHLAQMPPFLGGGEMIKEVRFEGTVFNDAPHKFEAGTPNIAGFVGLGAAVDYLSALGMQHVEAREQALLEYATAALSAVPGLRIFGQAQEKAAVISFLVEGAHAHDLATLLDLEGVAIRSGHHCAHPLMHHFGVPATCRASLAYYNTYDEIDAFVAALNKVRTLLA, from the coding sequence ATGAACGCTGCCGCCGCCCCTATCGACTGGGCCGCCGTCCGCGCCGACTTCCCGCTGTTGGCGCGCGAGGTGCACGGCAAGCCGCTGATCTATTTCGACTCGGCCAACACCGGCCAGAAGCCCGAAGCGGTGATCGCCGCGGTCGACGACTTCTACCGCCGCCACAACGCCAACGTCAGCCGCGCGGTGCACGCGCTGGGCACCGAGGCCACCGAGGCCTACGAAGGCGCGCGCAACAAGCTGGCGAAGTTCCTCAACGTGCGCGCCGACGAGCTGGTGCTGTGCAGCGGCACCACCTTCGCGCTGAACCTGGTCGCGTATTCCTGGGCGCTGCCGCGGCTGCAGCCCGGCGACGCGATCATGCTCACGCGCATGGAGCACCACGCCAACATCGTGCCCTGGCAGTTGGTCGCCCAACGCACCGGCGCGGTCATCAAGGTCGCCGAGATCGACGCCCTGGGCCAGCTCGACCTGCCGCAGTTGTACTCGCTGCTGACCCCGGACGTGAAGCTGCTGGCGCTGACCCACGTGTCCAACGTGCTGGGCACGGTCAATCCGGTGCGCGAGATCTGCCGCGAGGCGCGCAAGCGCGGCATCATCAGCGTCGTCGACGGTTCGCAGGCCGCGCCGCACCGCGCGCTCGACATCGCCGCGATCGGCTGCGACTTCTATGCCATCACCGGCCACAAGATGAACGGCCCCACCGGCACCGGCGCGCTGTGGGCGCGGCGCGAGCATCTGGCGCAGATGCCGCCGTTCCTCGGCGGCGGCGAGATGATCAAGGAAGTGCGCTTCGAGGGCACGGTGTTCAACGACGCGCCGCACAAGTTCGAGGCCGGCACGCCCAACATCGCCGGTTTCGTCGGCCTGGGCGCGGCGGTGGACTACTTGTCGGCCCTGGGCATGCAGCACGTGGAGGCACGCGAGCAGGCGCTGCTCGAGTACGCGACCGCCGCGCTGTCGGCGGTGCCCGGCCTGCGCATCTTCGGCCAGGCGCAGGAAAAAGCGGCGGTGATCAGCTTCCTGGTCGAGGGCGCCCACGCGCACGACCTGGCCACCCTGCTCGACCTGGAAGGCGTGGCGATCCGCTCCGGCCATCATTGCGCGCACCCGCTGATGCACCATTTCGGCGTGCCTGCGACCTGCCGCGCCTCGCTGGCCTACTACAACACCTACGACGAGATCGACGCTTTCGTCGCCGCCTTGAACAAAGTCCGCACCCTGCTCGCATGA
- a CDS encoding GNAT family N-acetyltransferase, translating to MNDTPLSFRPATHADIDALVALVESAYRGDSSRVGWTTEADLLGGRRTGADDIIECIERPHSVLLVAERAADGGDPELLACAHVAIEDGAGYFGLFSVRPSLQGGGIGKIVINEAERIAREDWRLPAMRMTVIDVRSELIAYYERRGYRRTGVIKPFPYGDARFGDPKRDDLRFEVLEKLF from the coding sequence ATGAACGACACGCCCCTGAGTTTCCGTCCCGCCACCCACGCCGACATCGACGCGCTGGTGGCCCTGGTCGAATCGGCCTACCGCGGCGACAGCAGCCGCGTAGGCTGGACCACCGAGGCCGACCTGCTCGGCGGCCGCCGCACCGGCGCCGACGACATCATCGAATGCATCGAGCGCCCGCACAGCGTGCTGCTGGTGGCCGAACGCGCCGCCGATGGCGGCGACCCGGAGCTGCTGGCCTGCGCGCACGTCGCGATCGAGGACGGCGCCGGCTACTTCGGCCTGTTCTCGGTGCGCCCGAGCCTGCAGGGCGGCGGCATCGGCAAGATCGTCATCAACGAAGCCGAGCGCATCGCGCGCGAGGACTGGCGGCTGCCGGCGATGCGCATGACCGTGATCGACGTGCGCAGCGAGCTGATCGCCTATTACGAGCGCCGCGGCTACCGCCGCACCGGCGTGATCAAGCCGTTCCCGTACGGCGATGCGCGTTTCGGCGATCCCAAGCGCGACGATCTGCGCTTCGAGGTTCTGGAAAAGCTGTTCTGA
- a CDS encoding non-heme iron oxygenase ferredoxin subunit produces the protein MGNWIFVCATSQLLPGESTVAWDGDTPILVCNYDGDYYALEDKCSHEDFELSAGNYDGEAATVECVLHGAKFDIRDGRPLCAPAYSPVPKFPVKVDDVGVWTRDDRG, from the coding sequence ATGGGCAACTGGATTTTCGTTTGCGCCACCTCGCAGTTGCTGCCTGGCGAGTCCACCGTGGCCTGGGACGGCGACACGCCGATTCTGGTCTGCAACTACGACGGCGACTATTACGCGCTGGAGGACAAGTGCTCGCACGAGGACTTCGAGCTTTCGGCCGGCAACTACGACGGCGAAGCCGCCACGGTCGAGTGCGTGCTGCACGGCGCCAAGTTCGACATCCGCGACGGCCGCCCGCTGTGCGCGCCGGCTTACAGCCCGGTGCCGAAGTTCCCGGTCAAGGTCGACGACGTCGGCGTCTGGACCCGCGACGACCGCGGCTGA
- a CDS encoding alpha/beta hydrolase, translating to MRRSVPASSLALIACLCAADAGAQSASGTATAAVDAAALAQVDPELRAVLAQIPALTLDGSNVQAVRRAPPPPTLPPPAVQPLERYIEGGAGNPRLRVLIFDPAPERGGKPAVLHLHGGGYVVGVPEVVMPELQRLASALEVVVVSVDYRLAPEHPTPAGLDDAYAALGWLHRSADALGVDSARIALLGESAGAGLAAAVALRARDRGEHSIRLQVLRYPMLDDRTTLRSAPAHVGRYIWNEGSNAYGWTSVLGRTPTMDTAPAEAVPARVSDLRGLPPTWMGVGALDLFAQEDLAFAARLIEAGVPVELQVVPGAYHGFDIMSGQARVSREFSASWQAALRRALSKD from the coding sequence ATGCGTCGATCCGTTCCTGCTTCGTCCCTCGCTCTGATCGCCTGCCTGTGTGCGGCGGACGCCGGCGCCCAATCGGCGTCGGGCACCGCGACGGCTGCCGTCGATGCGGCCGCGTTGGCGCAGGTCGATCCGGAGTTGCGCGCCGTGCTGGCGCAGATTCCGGCATTGACCTTGGATGGGAGCAACGTGCAGGCGGTGCGCCGGGCGCCGCCGCCGCCGACCCTGCCGCCGCCGGCCGTTCAGCCGCTAGAGCGCTACATCGAAGGCGGTGCCGGCAATCCGCGTCTGCGCGTGCTGATCTTCGATCCCGCCCCCGAACGGGGCGGCAAGCCGGCGGTGCTGCATCTGCACGGTGGAGGCTATGTCGTAGGCGTGCCGGAAGTGGTGATGCCCGAATTGCAGAGACTGGCGAGCGCGCTGGAAGTGGTGGTGGTGTCGGTCGACTACCGGCTCGCGCCCGAACACCCGACCCCGGCTGGGTTGGACGACGCCTACGCGGCGCTGGGCTGGCTGCATCGCTCGGCCGATGCGCTGGGCGTCGACTCCGCCCGCATCGCCCTGCTTGGCGAGAGCGCAGGCGCCGGCCTCGCGGCCGCGGTGGCCTTGCGCGCGCGCGACCGCGGCGAGCACTCGATCCGCTTACAGGTGTTGCGCTACCCGATGCTGGACGACCGCACCACGCTGCGCTCAGCGCCCGCGCACGTCGGGCGCTACATCTGGAACGAGGGCTCGAACGCCTACGGTTGGACATCGGTGTTGGGGCGCACGCCGACCATGGACACGGCGCCCGCCGAAGCGGTGCCGGCGCGCGTCTCCGATCTGCGCGGTCTGCCGCCGACGTGGATGGGCGTGGGCGCCCTGGACCTGTTCGCGCAGGAGGACCTGGCGTTTGCCGCGCGTTTGATCGAGGCCGGCGTGCCCGTCGAGCTGCAGGTAGTGCCAGGTGCCTATCACGGCTTCGACATCATGAGCGGGCAGGCGCGAGTCTCGCGCGAGTTCAGCGCCAGCTGGCAGGCCGCGCTGCGACGCGCCTTGAGCAAGGATTGA
- a CDS encoding TonB-dependent siderophore receptor — MSTTKFVVSPLAGALALALSVPAVAAPAPDPQAKDLDGVEVHGVKVQKASSGKYTAPLRDTPQTITVIDRSTIDGQNLLSLQDILATLPGITFGAGEGGGGFGDKINLRGFDASNDITVDGVRDSGLYSRTDPFNLESVEVINGANSVYSGAGSVAGTINLVSKSAGATEFHRASIAAGTDDYARVTADSNFLLGESSAFRINVMAHQNDVPGRDVERNERWGIAPSLTFGLGSDTTWTLNYVHQEDDNIPEYGVPFFNGGPLPGVDPSTYYGYKNIDKQEIEYDSLTSILEHRFSDTMKVRNLTRWQQVDQFSLVDAVQGTWCMPNGLTPLGVACPAGVGPGRYLPSGPRGFGRDTRNTTLYTQTDLTTEFNTGPVQHTLVAGFSVMHESFDLDTTSDFRNANGTNPYITGLPTMDMFNPDNVYRGPINRTLTGRTEGELDNQAIYVFDTIKFSEQWLLSLGARYEHNEGKTNTATVVLAPTTVGAPLPAQPIGTVTGYGVPAKNTDDLFSYRAGLVYKPVENVSIYAAYGNSKTPSKASVNGSCTLTSTTGTANCTVDPETAVNYEIGAKWDLFDGRLALTGSLFRNDRENYKVSDPGNPNNPTGAQQLDGRARVDGAMLGLSGLLTDHWAVYANYAYLDSEVVQGVSDRQAGLGLDYTKGDRLLNVPEHSFSLWTTYDLSPKWQIGYGATYQGKIWLTQHSATNPNGPLVTADSYWTHRAMVNYKINRNAALQLNVSNLADEEYYTRIRNNGWATPGEARQVVLSANFTF, encoded by the coding sequence ATGTCGACCACGAAGTTCGTCGTGTCGCCGCTTGCCGGCGCCCTTGCTCTCGCCCTCAGCGTTCCTGCGGTCGCCGCCCCCGCGCCCGACCCCCAGGCCAAGGATCTGGACGGCGTCGAAGTCCACGGCGTGAAGGTGCAGAAGGCCAGCTCGGGCAAGTACACCGCGCCGCTGCGCGATACCCCGCAGACGATCACCGTGATCGACCGCAGCACCATCGACGGCCAGAACCTGCTGTCGCTGCAGGACATCCTGGCGACCCTGCCGGGCATCACCTTCGGCGCCGGCGAAGGCGGCGGCGGTTTCGGCGACAAGATCAACCTGCGCGGCTTCGACGCCAGCAACGACATCACCGTCGACGGCGTGCGCGACAGCGGTCTGTACAGCCGCACCGATCCGTTCAACCTGGAATCGGTGGAAGTCATCAACGGCGCCAACTCGGTCTACTCGGGCGCGGGCTCGGTGGCCGGCACCATCAACCTGGTCAGCAAGTCGGCCGGCGCCACCGAATTCCACCGCGCCAGCATCGCCGCGGGCACCGACGACTACGCCCGCGTCACCGCCGACAGCAACTTCCTGCTCGGCGAGAGCAGCGCGTTCCGCATCAACGTGATGGCGCACCAGAACGACGTACCCGGCCGCGACGTCGAGCGCAACGAGCGCTGGGGCATCGCGCCCTCGCTGACCTTCGGCCTGGGCAGCGACACCACCTGGACGCTGAACTACGTCCACCAGGAAGACGACAACATCCCCGAGTACGGCGTGCCGTTCTTCAACGGCGGCCCGCTGCCGGGCGTCGATCCGTCGACCTATTACGGCTACAAGAACATCGACAAGCAGGAAATCGAGTACGACTCGCTGACCTCGATCCTGGAGCACCGTTTCAGCGACACCATGAAGGTGCGCAACCTGACGCGCTGGCAGCAGGTCGACCAGTTCTCGCTGGTGGACGCGGTGCAGGGCACCTGGTGCATGCCCAACGGCCTCACTCCGCTCGGCGTCGCCTGCCCGGCCGGCGTGGGCCCGGGCCGCTACTTGCCCAGCGGCCCGCGCGGTTTCGGCCGCGACACCCGCAACACCACGCTGTACACCCAGACCGACCTGACCACCGAGTTCAACACCGGCCCGGTGCAGCACACCCTGGTCGCGGGCTTCTCGGTGATGCACGAAAGCTTCGACCTGGACACCACCAGCGATTTCCGCAACGCCAACGGCACCAACCCGTACATCACCGGCCTGCCGACGATGGACATGTTCAACCCGGACAACGTCTACCGCGGCCCGATCAACCGCACCCTGACCGGCCGCACCGAAGGCGAGCTCGACAACCAGGCGATCTACGTGTTCGACACCATCAAGTTCAGCGAGCAGTGGTTGCTGAGCCTGGGCGCGCGCTACGAGCACAACGAAGGCAAGACCAACACCGCCACCGTGGTGCTGGCGCCGACCACCGTGGGCGCGCCGCTGCCGGCGCAGCCGATCGGCACCGTCACCGGCTACGGCGTGCCGGCCAAGAACACCGACGATCTGTTCTCGTATCGCGCGGGCTTGGTCTACAAGCCGGTCGAGAACGTCAGCATCTACGCCGCCTACGGCAACTCCAAGACGCCGTCCAAGGCCTCGGTCAACGGCTCGTGCACGCTCACCAGCACCACCGGCACCGCCAACTGCACGGTCGATCCGGAAACCGCGGTCAACTACGAGATCGGCGCCAAGTGGGACCTGTTCGACGGCCGCCTGGCCCTGACCGGCTCGCTGTTCCGTAACGATCGCGAGAACTACAAGGTCTCCGATCCGGGCAACCCGAACAACCCGACCGGCGCGCAGCAGCTCGACGGCCGTGCGCGCGTCGACGGCGCGATGCTGGGCCTGTCCGGCCTGCTCACCGACCATTGGGCCGTCTACGCCAACTACGCCTACCTCGACAGCGAAGTCGTGCAGGGCGTGTCCGACCGTCAGGCCGGCCTGGGCCTGGACTACACCAAGGGCGACCGCCTGCTGAACGTGCCGGAGCACTCCTTCAGCCTGTGGACCACCTACGACCTGTCGCCCAAGTGGCAGATCGGCTACGGCGCGACCTACCAGGGCAAGATCTGGCTGACCCAGCACAGCGCGACCAACCCCAACGGCCCGCTGGTCACCGCCGACAGCTATTGGACCCACCGCGCGATGGTCAACTACAAGATCAACCGCAACGCCGCCCTGCAGCTCAACGTCAGCAACCTGGCCGACGAGGAGTACTACACCCGCATCCGCAACAACGGCTGGGCGACGCCGGGCGAGGCGCGCCAGGTGGTATTGAGCGCCAACTTCACGTTCTAA
- a CDS encoding Fe2+-dependent dioxygenase — protein sequence MLLHVPKVLGPEQVAHCRQRLAQAGWADGRITAGHQSAKAKDNAQLPENDPVARELGAIILDALAKSPTFFSAALPQRVFPPLFNRYEGGQAFGFHVDNAIRYDRSRGGMDTVRTDLSATLFLCEPEEYDGGELVIEDTYGSHSIKLPAGDLVLYPGTSLHKVTPVTRGARLASFFWIQSLLREDAQRRLMFELDVSIRRLTADVPEHPALVQLTGVYHNLLRRWSEP from the coding sequence ATGCTGCTGCACGTCCCCAAAGTCCTCGGCCCCGAACAGGTCGCGCATTGCCGGCAGCGGCTGGCGCAGGCCGGCTGGGCCGACGGCCGCATCACCGCCGGGCATCAGTCGGCCAAGGCCAAGGACAACGCGCAGCTGCCCGAAAACGATCCGGTCGCGCGCGAGCTGGGCGCGATCATCCTCGACGCCCTGGCCAAGAGCCCGACCTTCTTCTCCGCCGCACTGCCGCAGCGCGTGTTCCCGCCGCTGTTCAACCGCTACGAAGGCGGCCAGGCGTTCGGCTTCCACGTCGACAACGCGATCCGCTACGACCGCAGCCGCGGCGGCATGGACACGGTGCGCACCGACCTGTCGGCGACGCTGTTCCTGTGCGAGCCGGAGGAATACGACGGCGGCGAACTGGTGATCGAGGACACCTACGGCAGCCACAGCATCAAGCTGCCGGCCGGCGACCTGGTGCTTTACCCCGGGACCAGCCTGCACAAGGTCACGCCGGTCACGCGCGGCGCGCGTCTGGCCTCGTTCTTCTGGATCCAGAGCCTGCTGCGCGAGGACGCGCAACGCCGGCTGATGTTCGAACTCGACGTCTCGATCCGCCGCCTCACCGCCGACGTGCCCGAGCATCCGGCGCTGGTGCAGCTGACCGGCGTGTACCACAACCTGCTGCGGCGCTGGAGCGAGCCTTGA
- a CDS encoding PepSY-associated TM helix domain-containing protein: MHRWHWISAALSLVALVLFAATGITLNHAAQIESEPQVVTVKDTLPASALRGLQGERAADAPLPAGARDWLRAQLGVNAEGRSVEWSDGEVYVSLPRPGGDAWLSIDRESGAIEYEVTTRGWIAWLNDLHKGRNTGAVWRWFIDLFAVACLLFALTGLWLLQLHARQRGKTWPLVAAGLAIPALLIVLFMH; encoded by the coding sequence CTGCACCGCTGGCATTGGATCAGCGCCGCGCTGAGCCTGGTCGCGCTGGTGCTGTTCGCCGCCACCGGCATCACCCTCAACCACGCCGCGCAGATCGAATCCGAGCCGCAGGTGGTCACGGTCAAGGACACCTTGCCGGCCAGCGCCTTGCGCGGCCTGCAGGGCGAGCGCGCGGCCGATGCGCCGCTGCCGGCCGGCGCGCGCGACTGGCTGCGCGCGCAGCTGGGCGTGAACGCCGAGGGCCGCAGCGTGGAATGGTCCGACGGCGAGGTCTACGTGTCGCTGCCGCGCCCGGGCGGCGACGCCTGGCTCAGCATCGACCGCGAGAGCGGCGCGATCGAATACGAAGTCACCACCCGCGGCTGGATCGCCTGGCTCAACGACCTGCACAAGGGCCGCAACACCGGCGCGGTGTGGCGCTGGTTCATCGACCTGTTCGCGGTCGCCTGCCTGCTGTTCGCGCTGACCGGCCTGTGGCTGCTGCAACTGCACGCGCGCCAGCGCGGCAAGACCTGGCCGCTGGTCGCGGCGGGGCTGGCGATACCGGCGCTGCTGATCGTCCTTTTCATGCATTGA